The following DNA comes from bacterium.
CCGCCAGGCGTTCACCAGCGACGTCATCGCCGCCGGGTGGTCCAGGGGCAGGTAGTCGTGGTAGTCGGCGCAGGGATGAGCCAGGGCGTAATCGCGTCCCGAAGGAGAGAAATGCGTGACGGCGATGGGACCCTCGCCGGCCGCGCGCAGACGTCGCACGATCGGCAGCGCCTGTTCGTATTCGCCCACCGAGGTTGCGTGCAGCCAGATGCAACCCTGCAGCCCGGCCGCCGCGGCGGCGACGCGCGCCGTCAGGCCCCGCCGCCCGTCGAGGCCCCGACCGAGCTTGGCCGAGAGGACGGCGACCGCTGGCAGCACCGGAAAGAGCGTCCTCGCGACGCCGGCGTACAGTCGTTCGGACGGGTGTGCTCTCCTCATGCGCCGCCGTCCGGATCGGGGTTTCCGCCGAGCAGCGGCAGCACGGCGTCGCGCACCGCCGTGGCTTCGATGCCCTCGAGGCAGGCCAGATCGCCGCGATGACAGGGGCGCGAGCCGGTACGCGAACAGGGACGGCAGTCCAGCGCCAGTTCCAGCACCCGGCTCTGCGGCAGCAGGGGATAATAGCCGAAGGCGCGCACGGTCGGCCCGAAGAGGGCGACCACTGGCGTGCCCGTGGCCTCCGCGAGATGCAGCAGGCCGCTGTCGTTTGTCACGGTCACGCTGCAGCGGGCGAGGGCACCGGCCACGTCGATCAGCTCGCGATCGCGCACCACGTCCACGTCGGGATGGCGCGCAGCGGCCACGGCCAGACGGCTGCCGGCGTACCAGGGGGTCTCGTCCGGTCCCAGGAAAAGCGTGACAGGCACCGCCGAACATTCACGCAAAAGATCAATAAGATTTGCGAACTTGTTGTCCGGCCATCGTTTGCTATCCCAGCGCGCTCCTGGTGCCAGGCCAACGCGCGGCGACGGCCGCTCCGCCGGGCGCAGGTGGGCGAGGGGGGGGCGCGGTGACGTCGCACGGCCCGCCGCCGGTCCGGTCAGCTCGAGGAAACGGTCCAGCAGGCTCCGGTTCAGCGCCGGGAGCAGGGGTGCGTGCGCGTGCGGCGCGTTCCGCAAAAGCCGCAGGCGCTGCCCGGTGTCCTTGCGGATGCGCGCATCGGGCCGGCGGCGCATGAGCAACGTCAGCAGATGGCTGCGGAGCACGCCGTGGGCGTCGAGCACGGTGTCGTAGCCGTCCAGGCCCAGGGAGCGGGCCAGGCCCAGGAGAGCGGACAGGCCCCGCCCGGGCAGGACCTTGACCTCGTCCACCCCGTCGAAGGCGCGCGCCAGCGCGGCGAATTTCTCCTTGGTTACGAGCGTCGTATGCGTGCCCGGTGCCGCGGCGGCGAGCCCGGACACGAACCAGCCGCAGATGCACAGATCGCCCAAGGCGCCGAAACGGATGATCAAGGTCCTTGGCAAGCCGACCTCCGGTGTGAGCGTCGAATCCACGGGCACCAGTTGCGGCCGATCCGCAGCGACGAGGCCCGCGACTCCGATCGAAGCCTAGCAGGCAGTTGCAGGGTGTCAAGGAACGGGCTATGCTCCTCTCCGCACAATCCTTCCTGGAGAGGGCCTTGTTGGAACTGCTGCTCATGATCTCCCTGTTGCTGCTGTCCGCCGGTTTTTCCGGCTCCGAGACGGCCTTGTTTTCCTTGTCCGAAACCGAGCTGGCGGGGATGCGGGAGGAGGGCGGTCACGCCGGGCGGCGTGTGGTGTCGCTCCTGAGACGCCCGCCGCGCCTGCTGGCCGCGTTGCTGATCGGCAACATCCTGGTCAACACGGCCGCCAGCGTCCTGGCCACTTCCCTGCTTGTGAGCCGGCTCGGCGGCCGCGGGCTGGCCGTGGCGGTGCCGGCCATGACGGTCCTGGTCCTGCTCGCGGGCGAGATCACGCCCAAGCTGGTCGCCCTGCGTGATCCGCGACGTCTCAGCCTCTTCCTCCAGCTGCCCGTGTCCATCTGGCTGACGGTCATCCGTCCCCTGCTGCACCTGGTGGACCGCGCCGGTGAAGCGCTGCTCTCGCATCTGCCCCTCGAACGTACGGGCAGCCGCCAGCTCACCGTGCCCGAACTCGTAACCGCCACCGGGCTGGCGGTTCGCGACGCCTCCTTGACGGAGACCGAGGGCAGGTTCGTGTCGCGTCTGCTGCAACTCGAGGATCTGGACGTGCGCGAGATCATGACGCCGCGCACCGCCGCCGTGACGCTCGGCGAGGATTCCACGCGCGCGGAGATCCTGCGGGCGGCCGAAGCCAACGGCCTCAACCGCTTCCCGGTGCTCGACCGGGACGGGGACAGGCCCGTGGGAGCGTTTCACGTGAAGGATCTGCTGATCGACGACGCCCCGTCGCCGGTGCGCAGACTGAAGCGCGCACCGATCTTCGTACCCGAATCCAAATCGGTCGCCGGCCTGCTCAACGAGTTGCGCGAGTGTGGGCAGCACATGGCCTTCGTGGTGGACGAGCACGGCGACTTCTCCGGTCTGGCCACCCTGGAGGACTGTATAGAAGCGCTCACCGGTCCCTGGCGCGACGAAACCGACTCCGGCGCGCCGCAGATGCTGCAGGTCGCCGAACGCAACTGGGTGGCCGCCGGCGGCGTCGATCTGCGCAGGGTCAACGAGGCCTGCGGCACCCATATCGCCGCTTCACACGATTACGTGACGCTGGCCGGTTACGTGATGTCCCTGCTGGGCCGCGTCCCGCTGCGCGGCGACCGGATCAACGCCGGCGGCTTCCGTTTC
Coding sequences within:
- a CDS encoding glycosyltransferase family 9 protein, whose translation is MPRTLIIRFGALGDLCICGWFVSGLAAAAPGTHTTLVTKEKFAALARAFDGVDEVKVLPGRGLSALLGLARSLGLDGYDTVLDAHGVLRSHLLTLLMRRRPDARIRKDTGQRLRLLRNAPHAHAPLLPALNRSLLDRFLELTGPAAGRATSPRPPLAHLRPAERPSPRVGLAPGARWDSKRWPDNKFANLIDLLRECSAVPVTLFLGPDETPWYAGSRLAVAAARHPDVDVVRDRELIDVAGALARCSVTVTNDSGLLHLAEATGTPVVALFGPTVRAFGYYPLLPQSRVLELALDCRPCSRTGSRPCHRGDLACLEGIEATAVRDAVLPLLGGNPDPDGGA
- a CDS encoding hemolysin family protein — translated: MLELLLMISLLLLSAGFSGSETALFSLSETELAGMREEGGHAGRRVVSLLRRPPRLLAALLIGNILVNTAASVLATSLLVSRLGGRGLAVAVPAMTVLVLLAGEITPKLVALRDPRRLSLFLQLPVSIWLTVIRPLLHLVDRAGEALLSHLPLERTGSRQLTVPELVTATGLAVRDASLTETEGRFVSRLLQLEDLDVREIMTPRTAAVTLGEDSTRAEILRAAEANGLNRFPVLDRDGDRPVGAFHVKDLLIDDAPSPVRRLKRAPIFVPESKSVAGLLNELRECGQHMAFVVDEHGDFSGLATLEDCIEALTGPWRDETDSGAPQMLQVAERNWVAAGGVDLRRVNEACGTHIAASHDYVTLAGYVMSLLGRVPLRGDRINAGGFRFTILEMDGLRVSRIRVQRLASVRDEGGHDAR